A stretch of the Melanotaenia boesemani isolate fMelBoe1 chromosome 24, fMelBoe1.pri, whole genome shotgun sequence genome encodes the following:
- the LOC121635464 gene encoding uncharacterized protein LOC121635464: MDTWKLYFVVLLPLCTSRKEMMQMSLVKTVGQEPDDTPICSNDTLNIIVLTVCRIKMNMSRGEECRLLYRHVEGFEQGCGSRFTFLTINQTVFLHLSNLKPEDSGSYTCECVRPDGVNNILLNITVEEREDSAGSSETPSSDGVIVEIVIGVTVVMIITGVLLVVICRKMCHRKQNVPVSQPTTEIENIEPYSIFMQKENGLYLTCVITTSSTTNN, encoded by the exons ATGGATACATGGAAACTTTACTTTGTTGTGCTTCTACCACTTTGTACCTCCAGAAAAG AAATGATGCAGATGTCGCTTGTGAAAACGGTTGGTCAAGAACCAGATGATACTCCAATATGCAGCAATGACACACTGAATATTATCGTACTTACAGTATGTAGAATCAAAATGAACATGAGCCGAGGTGAAGAGTGTCGTCTGCTGTATCGCCATGTGGAAGGCTTTGAACAAGGATGTGGTTCCAGGTTCACATTTCTGACAATAAATCAGACTGTGTTTCTCCACCTGAGCAATTTAAAACCAGAGGACAGTGGGAGCTACACCTGTGAGTGTGTGCGCCCTGATGGAGTTAATAACATACTGCTCAACATCACCGTGGAAG agaGGGAAGATTCTGCCGGTTCTTCAGAAACACCGTCATCTGATGGTGTAATTGTAGAAATTGTCATTGGAGTGACTGTAGTCATGATTATAACTGGAGTCCTGCTGGTAGTTATCTGCAGAAAAATGTGTCATCG aaaacaaaatgtaccCGTTTCTCAACCAACCACG GAAATAGAAAACATTGAACCATATAGCATCTTCATGCAGAAGGAGAACGGGCTTTATTTAACATGTGTAATAACTACTAGCTCAACTactaataattaa
- the LOC121635463 gene encoding uncharacterized protein LOC121635463 isoform X1: MDTWKLYFVVLLPLCTSRKEMMWKSLVKTVGQEPDDTPICSNDTLNIIVFAVCKMNMSRGEECRLLYRHVEGFEQGCGSRFTFLTINQTVFLHLSNLTPEDSGIYSCECVRPDGVNIIQLNITVEESEDSAGSSETPSSDGVILEIVIGVTVVMIITGVLLVVICRKMCHRQKPEPVIERCRYSVITYMKAVETELYSVKKESKLHSTVKMFIYKNANNKKFSYSF, from the exons ATGGATACATGGAAACTTTACTTTGTTGTGCTTCTACCACTTTGTACCTCCAGAAAAG AAATGATGTGGAAGTCGCTTGTGAAAACAGTTGGTCAAGAACCAGATGATACTCCAATATGCAGCAATGACACACTGAATATTATCGTATTTGCAGTATGTAAAATGAACATGAGCCGAGGTGAAGAGTGTCGTCTGCTGTATCGCCATGTGGAAGGCTTTGAACAAGGATGTGGTTCCAGGTTCACATTTCTGACAATAAATCAGACTGTGTTTCTCCACCTGAGCAATTTAACACCAGAGGACAGTGGAATCTACAGCTGTGAGTGTGTACGCCCTGATGGAGTGAATATCATACAGCTCAACATCACCGTGGAAG agaGTGAAGACTCTGCCGGTTCTTCAGAAACACCGTCATCTGATGGTGTAATTTTAGAAATTGTCATTGGAGTGACTGTAGTCATGATTATAACTGGAGTCCTGCTGGTAGTTATCTGCAGAAAGATGTGTCATCG ACAGAAACCAGAACCTGTGATCGAACGTTGCCGGTACAGCGTGATAACCTACATG aaagCTGTAGAGACCGAGCTGTACAGTGTGAAGAAAGAGAGCAAGCTGCATTCTActgtaaaaatgttcatttataaaaatgcaaataataaaaaattctcCTATAGCTTTTAA
- the LOC121635463 gene encoding uncharacterized protein LOC121635463 isoform X2, which produces MMWKSLVKTVGQEPDDTPICSNDTLNIIVFAVCKMNMSRGEECRLLYRHVEGFEQGCGSRFTFLTINQTVFLHLSNLTPEDSGIYSCECVRPDGVNIIQLNITVEESEDSAGSSETPSSDGVILEIVIGVTVVMIITGVLLVVICRKMCHRQKPEPVIERCRYSVITYMKAVETELYSVKKESKLHSTVKMFIYKNANNKKFSYSF; this is translated from the exons ATGATGTGGAAGTCGCTTGTGAAAACAGTTGGTCAAGAACCAGATGATACTCCAATATGCAGCAATGACACACTGAATATTATCGTATTTGCAGTATGTAAAATGAACATGAGCCGAGGTGAAGAGTGTCGTCTGCTGTATCGCCATGTGGAAGGCTTTGAACAAGGATGTGGTTCCAGGTTCACATTTCTGACAATAAATCAGACTGTGTTTCTCCACCTGAGCAATTTAACACCAGAGGACAGTGGAATCTACAGCTGTGAGTGTGTACGCCCTGATGGAGTGAATATCATACAGCTCAACATCACCGTGGAAG agaGTGAAGACTCTGCCGGTTCTTCAGAAACACCGTCATCTGATGGTGTAATTTTAGAAATTGTCATTGGAGTGACTGTAGTCATGATTATAACTGGAGTCCTGCTGGTAGTTATCTGCAGAAAGATGTGTCATCG ACAGAAACCAGAACCTGTGATCGAACGTTGCCGGTACAGCGTGATAACCTACATG aaagCTGTAGAGACCGAGCTGTACAGTGTGAAGAAAGAGAGCAAGCTGCATTCTActgtaaaaatgttcatttataaaaatgcaaataataaaaaattctcCTATAGCTTTTAA
- the LOC121635463 gene encoding uncharacterized protein LOC121635463 isoform X4 — MNMSRGEECRLLYRHVEGFEQGCGSRFTFLTINQTVFLHLSNLTPEDSGIYSCECVRPDGVNIIQLNITVEESEDSAGSSETPSSDGVILEIVIGVTVVMIITGVLLVVICRKMCHRQKPEPVIERCRYSVITYMKAVETELYSVKKESKLHSTVKMFIYKNANNKKFSYSF; from the exons ATGAACATGAGCCGAGGTGAAGAGTGTCGTCTGCTGTATCGCCATGTGGAAGGCTTTGAACAAGGATGTGGTTCCAGGTTCACATTTCTGACAATAAATCAGACTGTGTTTCTCCACCTGAGCAATTTAACACCAGAGGACAGTGGAATCTACAGCTGTGAGTGTGTACGCCCTGATGGAGTGAATATCATACAGCTCAACATCACCGTGGAAG agaGTGAAGACTCTGCCGGTTCTTCAGAAACACCGTCATCTGATGGTGTAATTTTAGAAATTGTCATTGGAGTGACTGTAGTCATGATTATAACTGGAGTCCTGCTGGTAGTTATCTGCAGAAAGATGTGTCATCG ACAGAAACCAGAACCTGTGATCGAACGTTGCCGGTACAGCGTGATAACCTACATG aaagCTGTAGAGACCGAGCTGTACAGTGTGAAGAAAGAGAGCAAGCTGCATTCTActgtaaaaatgttcatttataaaaatgcaaataataaaaaattctcCTATAGCTTTTAA
- the LOC121635463 gene encoding uncharacterized protein LOC121635463 isoform X3, translating to MDTWKLYFVVLLPLCTSRKVCKMNMSRGEECRLLYRHVEGFEQGCGSRFTFLTINQTVFLHLSNLTPEDSGIYSCECVRPDGVNIIQLNITVEESEDSAGSSETPSSDGVILEIVIGVTVVMIITGVLLVVICRKMCHRQKPEPVIERCRYSVITYMKAVETELYSVKKESKLHSTVKMFIYKNANNKKFSYSF from the exons ATGGATACATGGAAACTTTACTTTGTTGTGCTTCTACCACTTTGTACCTCCAGAAAAG TATGTAAAATGAACATGAGCCGAGGTGAAGAGTGTCGTCTGCTGTATCGCCATGTGGAAGGCTTTGAACAAGGATGTGGTTCCAGGTTCACATTTCTGACAATAAATCAGACTGTGTTTCTCCACCTGAGCAATTTAACACCAGAGGACAGTGGAATCTACAGCTGTGAGTGTGTACGCCCTGATGGAGTGAATATCATACAGCTCAACATCACCGTGGAAG agaGTGAAGACTCTGCCGGTTCTTCAGAAACACCGTCATCTGATGGTGTAATTTTAGAAATTGTCATTGGAGTGACTGTAGTCATGATTATAACTGGAGTCCTGCTGGTAGTTATCTGCAGAAAGATGTGTCATCG ACAGAAACCAGAACCTGTGATCGAACGTTGCCGGTACAGCGTGATAACCTACATG aaagCTGTAGAGACCGAGCTGTACAGTGTGAAGAAAGAGAGCAAGCTGCATTCTActgtaaaaatgttcatttataaaaatgcaaataataaaaaattctcCTATAGCTTTTAA
- the gemin8 gene encoding gem-associated protein 8, with the protein MEDINTVMSWFSSPVYSRYWQHYRQAMAWHQRHKRAYQKALEAAYGPTYWQEERPSRHQRYADWQPEENSQDGEDDDEERSSESEIECDVSNMEISEELRQYFAQTERHREELKKQQQMEAEQHDGYVPADHDLHSVSWRSSVAPPSERPGERRVAEMKKLYGKDAAKILAMEAAMQLTFDRNCDLKQPKYWPVIPLKL; encoded by the exons ATG GAGGACATCAACACTGTGATGTCCTGGTTTTCCAGCCCCGTCTACAGCCGCTATTGGCAGCACTACCGCCAGGCCATGGCTTGGCACCAAAGACACAAGCGTGCCTACCAAAAAGCCTTGGAGGCTGCTTATGGCCCCACCTACTGGCAGGAGGAGCGTCCCAGCAGACATCAGCGCTATGCCGACTGGCAACCTGAAGAGAACAGCCAAGAtggagaagatgatgatgaggaaaGAAGCTCGGAGAGCGAAATCGAGTGTGACGTCAGCAATATGGAGATCAGTGAGGAGCTTCGGCAGTACTTTGCCCAaacagagagacacagagaggagcTGA agaagcagcagcagatggaggCAGAGCAACACGACGGCTACGTGCCGGCCGACCACGACCTGCACAGCGTCTCCTGGCGAAGCAGTGTCGCTCCTCCCTCCGAGCGGCCTGGTGAGAGACGCGTGGCTGAGATGAAGAAGCTGTACGGCAAGGATGCGGCCAAGATCCTGGCCATGGAGGCGGCGATGCAGCTGACTTTTGACCGGAACTGTGACCTCAAGCAGCCAAAATACTGGCCAGTCATCCCTCTGAAACTATAA